The following is a genomic window from Chloracidobacterium sp..
GCGAGACCAGCGCATCGTCATCTTTGGTGAGGATGTTGCCGACTGTTCGCGTGAGGAATATCTCGACACGGTCAAAGGCAAAGGCGGCGTCTTTAAGGTTACTGCGAACCTGCAAAGAGCGTACGGCTCGGCACGTGTTTTTAATTCGCCGCTGGCCGAAGCCAACATAGTAGGCCGCGCCGTCGGCATGGCCATCCGCGGCCTGAAACCGGTTGTCGAGATACAATTCTTCGACTACATCTTCCCCGCGATGATGCAGATCAGGAATGAGGTCGCAGTAACACGTTGGCGGTCTGACGGCGAGACCAAATGCCCGCTTGTGATCCGCGTTCCCGTCGGCGGCTACTTAAAAGGCGGCGCCGTTTATCACTCGCAATCCGGCACGACACTCTTTGCGCACACGCCGGGCATTATGATCGCCTATCCGTCGAACGCCCTCGATGCGAACGGCCTGCTGCGAACGGCGATACGCTGCGACGACCCCGTGATGTTCCTGGAACACAAGCATCTCTATCGCCAGGTCTATAACAAATCGCAGTATCCTTCGAATGAATTCCTCATCCCGTTCGGCAAGGCAAAGACCGTACGTGAGGGCACGGACGTAACGATCATTACTTTCGGCGCACTCGTCGAGCGTTCAAATCAAGCCGCCAAACGCCTCGAACAGCAAGGCATCTCGGTCGAGCTGATCGACCTGCGCACCCTGGTCCCCTACGATTGGGAAGCGATCGCCGCATCTGTCAAAAAGACGTCGCGTGTGATCGTTGCCCACGAAGACCCGATCTCTTACGGATACGGTGCCGAGATCGCTGCCCGCATCTCGAACGACCTTTTCGAATACATCGACGCACCGGTTCGCAGGGTCGGTGCTACCGATACGTTCGTTGCATACGCTCCTCAGGTCGAGGACTTCATACTGCCGCAGTCCGAGGACGTCGAAAATGCCATTGTCGAACTGATGAAATATTAAGACAGCATCGCCGTATCTGCCGCGAATGAGCGCAGACCGGCGAGAGAGCAAAGACGAGAGACGAGAGATATCTGCGTCTATCTGCGTTCATTTGCGGATGGCGCTCGCCGAGTTTCGGCGAACAATGTCTGAACATTTCACTTCATTGTGCGTACTAATCCTAAAGTATGCGTGCAAAAAATATGGCGTTTCCAATTCGATCACCGAGGACGAATGCGATCTTGTCCGTTTCTATTCTGTTCTTGACCGTGATGGCCGGTGCGGGCCTTTCACAGACGAGCGGGCCGGTTGTCGTGCGCCCCGGAGCTCCGGGGCAGCCAACGACGGTTCTGCCCGCGGACACACGCCCTGTACCGCCGCCACTGTCGAAACAGGATGTCGAGTTCATGCAGGGTATGATCCATCACCACGCACAGGCGGTCGAGATGGTCGCCTTGATGGAGGGCCGCACGACCAACAAAGCGCTTCGCCTCCTCGGAGCGCGTATCAGCCAGTCGCAAGCGGACGAAATGAACTTTATGAAACGATGGCTGACCGCCCGCGGACGCCCGGCCGAAATGCAGATGGGAATGAAGATGGATATGCCCAGCTCGGGCGGCGAGCACGATCATCACAAAATGAGCGACTCAATGCTGATGCCCGGTATGCTCACATCTGCGCAGATGGCGGCGTTGAAGGCGGCAAA
Proteins encoded in this region:
- a CDS encoding DUF305 domain-containing protein: MAFPIRSPRTNAILSVSILFLTVMAGAGLSQTSGPVVVRPGAPGQPTTVLPADTRPVPPPLSKQDVEFMQGMIHHHAQAVEMVALMEGRTTNKALRLLGARISQSQADEMNFMKRWLTARGRPAEMQMGMKMDMPSSGGEHDHHKMSDSMLMPGMLTSAQMAALKAAKGAEFDRLFLTGMIQHHGGALTMVKELFAAPGSGQDAELFNFATDVDSGQRAEIRIMEKMLGEKK